In Peromyscus leucopus breed LL Stock chromosome 16_21, UCI_PerLeu_2.1, whole genome shotgun sequence, a single genomic region encodes these proteins:
- the Smim29 gene encoding small integral membrane protein 29 isoform X3, whose protein sequence is MCRRKSGWTGFAITCFPCTATTLQKSSTRRSRSCCPTWGTPRWYMAGTAATSTSECPCWTSRRDLLSTQIGTGVCILRTPSAGPEPTKHGWVFPRGVGGWVTALLSLVRLDLGHNPRGLWSRSHGDRPSCTVPSVHIL, encoded by the exons ATGTGCAGAAGAAAAAGCG GGTGGACCGGCTTCGCCATCACCTGCTTCCCATGTACAGCTACGACCCTGCAGAAGAGCTCCACGAGGCGGAGCAGGAGCTGCTGTCCGACGTGGGGGACCCCAAG GTGGTACATGGCTGGCACAGCAGCTACCAGCACAAGCGAGTGCCCCTGCTGGACATCAAGACGTGACTTGCTGTCCACCCAGATAGGTACAGGGGTGTGCATTCTGAGAACGCCCTCAGCCGGCCCCGAGCCTACCAAGCACGGATGGGTTTTTCCTCGCGGAGTGGGTGGCTGGGTGACGGCTTTGCTTTCTCTGGTCCGCTTGGACCTTGGGCACAACCCAAGAGGCCTCTGGAGTCGTTCCCATGGCGACAGGCCCAGCTGTACAGTACCCAGTGtacatattttgtaa
- the Smim29 gene encoding small integral membrane protein 29 isoform X2 — translation MSNTTVPNAPQANSDSMVMYVQKKKRVDRLRHHLLPMYSYDPAEELHEAEQELLSDVGDPKVVHGWHSSYQHKRVPLLDIKT, via the exons ATGAGTAACACGACAGTGCCCAATGCCCCCCAGGCCAACAGCGACTCCATG GTAATGTATGTGCAGAAGAAAAAGCG GGTGGACCGGCTTCGCCATCACCTGCTTCCCATGTACAGCTACGACCCTGCAGAAGAGCTCCACGAGGCGGAGCAGGAGCTGCTGTCCGACGTGGGGGACCCCAAG GTGGTACATGGCTGGCACAGCAGCTACCAGCACAAGCGAGTGCCCCTGCTGGACATCAAGACGTGA
- the Smim29 gene encoding small integral membrane protein 29 isoform X1, whose amino-acid sequence MSNTTVPNAPQANSDSMVGYVLGPFFLITLVGVVVAVVMYVQKKKRVDRLRHHLLPMYSYDPAEELHEAEQELLSDVGDPKVVHGWHSSYQHKRVPLLDIKT is encoded by the exons ATGAGTAACACGACAGTGCCCAATGCCCCCCAGGCCAACAGCGACTCCATGGTGGGCTATGTGTTGGGGCCTTTCTTCCTCATCACCCTggtcggggtggtggtggctgtg GTAATGTATGTGCAGAAGAAAAAGCG GGTGGACCGGCTTCGCCATCACCTGCTTCCCATGTACAGCTACGACCCTGCAGAAGAGCTCCACGAGGCGGAGCAGGAGCTGCTGTCCGACGTGGGGGACCCCAAG GTGGTACATGGCTGGCACAGCAGCTACCAGCACAAGCGAGTGCCCCTGCTGGACATCAAGACGTGA